A window of Longispora fulva contains these coding sequences:
- a CDS encoding bis-aminopropyl spermidine synthase family protein, whose protein sequence is MINGDLAGLLTAVAEAVGLQEGESGVERVLRAIRELEPASTKAVSRHVGLPLPVIAAINNELRTRGVVTTNRPSRLTDAGRTLLESLPIDLSAAATCQSCDGHSVEIPADFDPVLERLALIMESAPGVDLTLDQSFATVETKVRRVLLLMRYGLLPSRAALCVGDDDLMAVAIAAVGAAIDRPLVQRLAVVDISPEILEYTRSCLAELGVTAELVEHDLREPLPEPLRKGFDLALTDPPYTTEGAGLFLSRAVEALVPGPGRSVVFSFGPKGPANTLQVQRVITELGLTVQAMHRNFNEYLGAGIIAGVSHLQYLSTTAETAPLVEGAHAGPLYTADQRSAAREYVCNGCATRYAVGRDAEWPTIAALKEAGCAQCGGDRFRPLQLIRDK, encoded by the coding sequence ATGATCAACGGCGACCTCGCCGGCCTGCTCACCGCAGTGGCCGAGGCGGTCGGGCTCCAGGAGGGCGAGTCCGGGGTCGAACGGGTGCTCCGCGCGATCCGGGAGCTGGAGCCGGCCTCGACGAAGGCCGTGAGCCGGCACGTCGGGCTGCCGCTCCCCGTGATCGCCGCGATCAACAACGAACTGCGCACCCGGGGCGTCGTGACCACCAACCGGCCGAGCCGGCTGACCGACGCCGGCCGCACCCTGCTGGAGAGCCTGCCGATCGACCTGAGCGCCGCGGCGACGTGCCAGTCCTGCGACGGGCACTCGGTGGAGATCCCGGCGGACTTCGACCCGGTGCTCGAGCGGCTGGCCCTGATCATGGAGTCGGCGCCGGGCGTGGACCTCACGCTGGACCAGTCGTTCGCCACGGTCGAGACGAAGGTGCGCCGGGTCCTCCTGCTCATGAGGTACGGGCTGCTGCCGAGCCGCGCCGCCCTGTGCGTCGGCGACGACGACCTGATGGCCGTGGCCATCGCGGCCGTGGGGGCGGCGATCGACCGGCCGCTGGTGCAGCGGTTGGCCGTGGTGGACATCTCGCCGGAGATCCTGGAGTACACCCGGAGCTGTCTGGCCGAGCTGGGCGTGACCGCCGAGCTGGTCGAGCACGACCTGCGCGAGCCGCTGCCCGAACCCCTCCGGAAGGGGTTCGACCTGGCGCTGACAGACCCGCCGTACACGACGGAGGGGGCGGGGTTGTTCCTGTCCCGGGCCGTGGAGGCGCTGGTCCCCGGGCCGGGGCGGTCGGTCGTGTTCTCGTTCGGGCCGAAGGGGCCGGCGAACACGCTCCAGGTCCAGCGGGTGATCACCGAGCTGGGGTTGACGGTGCAGGCGATGCACCGCAACTTCAACGAGTACCTCGGGGCCGGCATCATCGCCGGCGTCAGCCACCTGCAGTACCTGTCGACGACGGCGGAGACTGCTCCACTCGTCGAGGGCGCGCACGCCGGTCCGCTGTACACGGCCGACCAGCGCAGCGCGGCCCGGGAGTACGTCTGCAACGGCTGCGCGACCCGGTACGCGGTGGGCAGGGACGCCGAGTGGCCGACCATCGCCGCGCTCAAGGAGGCCGGCTGCGCGCAGTGCGGCGGCGACAGGTTCCGCCCCCTGCAACTGATTCGGGACAAGTGA
- a CDS encoding GNAT family N-acetyltransferase has translation MAHTLRQATEADLDALVGYEIVIAQVSFGADAVVDPEVHRGKLSKGLTRDAEGMIVAVDEDDAVVGWMWLAVNTNFLTEDRYINFRSLAVDPGPDSEEVGEALLAYGLDFARRKEAGEIVGKVYMGNQGMRVLYRKFDFEPVHLTLRRKIEL, from the coding sequence ATGGCACACACACTCCGCCAGGCCACGGAGGCCGACCTCGACGCGCTGGTCGGCTACGAGATCGTGATCGCGCAGGTCTCCTTCGGCGCGGACGCCGTCGTGGACCCCGAGGTGCACCGGGGCAAGCTGAGCAAGGGGCTGACCAGGGACGCCGAGGGCATGATCGTCGCGGTCGACGAGGACGACGCCGTGGTCGGCTGGATGTGGCTGGCCGTGAACACGAACTTCCTCACCGAGGACCGCTACATCAACTTCCGTTCGCTGGCCGTGGACCCCGGTCCCGACAGCGAGGAGGTCGGCGAGGCGCTGCTGGCGTACGGGCTGGACTTCGCCCGGCGCAAGGAGGCCGGTGAGATCGTCGGCAAGGTGTACATGGGCAACCAGGGCATGCGGGTGCTGTACCGCAAGTTCGACTTCGAGCCGGTACACCTCACGCTCCGCAGGAAGATCGAACTGTGA
- a CDS encoding phosphopantetheine-binding protein — MTDDNRAADLPDVETGIRAALAEVLDLDPAHVADLPADTALFDGGLGLGSLNGVRLLELVKARFGVDVAADDWALESLRSIGTLCAFVRAAVV; from the coding sequence GTGACCGACGACAACCGCGCCGCCGACCTGCCGGACGTCGAGACCGGCATCCGCGCGGCCCTCGCCGAGGTCCTGGACCTGGACCCGGCCCACGTCGCAGACCTACCGGCCGACACCGCCCTGTTCGACGGCGGCCTGGGCCTCGGCTCCCTGAACGGCGTGCGCCTCCTGGAACTGGTCAAGGCCAGATTCGGCGTGGACGTCGCCGCGGACGACTGGGCGCTGGAGTCCCTGCGGTCCATCGGCACGCTGTGCGCCTTCGTCCGGGCTGCTGTCGTATAG
- the speD gene encoding adenosylmethionine decarboxylase has protein sequence MSQAPLPGEAGKADEMCSYAVDVWLDDTALLTDEAGLMALMRDAAEAGHAQVLGESVHRFPNGAVTGVLVLSQSHLSVHTWPEYNSANFDLLTCGRLNGERIIDHLRAALDISRINITRVLRDVQ, from the coding sequence ATGAGTCAGGCACCGCTGCCGGGTGAAGCCGGCAAGGCGGACGAGATGTGTTCCTACGCCGTGGACGTGTGGCTGGACGACACAGCTCTGCTCACCGACGAGGCCGGGCTGATGGCCCTGATGCGCGACGCGGCGGAGGCCGGGCACGCCCAGGTGCTGGGCGAGTCGGTGCACCGGTTCCCGAACGGGGCGGTCACCGGGGTGCTCGTGCTGTCCCAGTCGCACCTGAGCGTGCACACGTGGCCGGAGTACAACTCGGCGAACTTCGATCTGTTGACCTGCGGCCGGCTCAACGGCGAGCGGATCATCGACCATCTGCGCGCGGCGCTGGACATCAGCCGGATCAACATCACCAGGGTGCTGCGGGACGTGCAGTAG
- a CDS encoding SigE family RNA polymerase sigma factor, translating into MMMTYARDGTLATSSMEPGFVEFYGANFSDLAAQLYVYLGDMGEAQDVVQEAFCRAWVRWGRVSRYEEPVGWVRRVAWNLATSRIRRLIIARRYARLDRPRTVDGPAPDRVALMAALATLPANQRRAVVLHYLADMSVAQIADMCGAREGTVKTWLYRGRAALATQLRDSEEASPHAR; encoded by the coding sequence ATGATGATGACCTACGCCCGGGACGGGACACTGGCCACCAGTTCGATGGAACCGGGGTTCGTCGAGTTCTACGGCGCGAACTTCTCCGACCTCGCGGCCCAGCTCTACGTGTATCTGGGCGACATGGGCGAGGCGCAGGACGTGGTTCAGGAGGCGTTCTGCCGAGCCTGGGTCCGATGGGGACGCGTCAGCCGGTACGAGGAACCCGTCGGCTGGGTACGCCGCGTCGCCTGGAACCTCGCCACCAGCCGGATCCGTCGCCTGATCATCGCCCGCCGCTATGCCCGGCTGGACCGCCCGCGCACCGTCGACGGCCCGGCCCCCGACCGGGTGGCGCTGATGGCAGCCCTGGCCACGCTGCCGGCCAACCAGCGCAGGGCCGTGGTCCTGCACTACCTGGCGGACATGTCCGTCGCCCAGATCGCCGACATGTGCGGGGCCCGCGAAGGCACCGTCAAGACCTGGCTGTACCGCGGCCGGGCAGCGCTCGCGACCCAGCTCCGCGACTCCGAGGAGGCGTCCCCCCATGCCCGATGA
- a CDS encoding DUF6886 family protein, which yields MRPEPGQVLHFSEDPTITRFVPHVAPTAKQPGAYVWAVGFDRAPDYWFPRQCPRAMAWVGPDTTEADRRWLGAPRVHAVEFAWLARIQSTTLFGYRLPAAPFRPLFDHAVVATEPVEPLGPAEPVGDLLAAHADADIELRLMTHLWGFWDRVIASTLEFSGIRLANASPRR from the coding sequence ATGCGTCCCGAACCCGGCCAGGTGCTGCACTTCTCCGAGGACCCGACGATCACCCGATTCGTGCCGCACGTGGCACCGACAGCGAAACAGCCCGGCGCCTACGTCTGGGCGGTCGGCTTCGACCGCGCCCCGGACTACTGGTTCCCCCGGCAGTGCCCGCGCGCGATGGCGTGGGTCGGCCCGGACACCACGGAGGCCGACCGGCGCTGGCTCGGGGCCCCGAGGGTGCACGCCGTCGAGTTTGCCTGGCTGGCGAGGATCCAGAGCACGACCCTTTTCGGGTACCGCCTCCCGGCGGCCCCCTTCCGTCCACTTTTCGACCATGCCGTCGTCGCCACCGAACCGGTCGAGCCGTTGGGTCCCGCCGAGCCGGTCGGTGACCTGCTGGCCGCGCACGCCGACGCCGACATCGAGCTGCGTCTCATGACCCACCTCTGGGGATTCTGGGACAGGGTGATCGCCAGCACGCTCGAATTCAGCGGAATCCGCCTGGCTAACGCCTCGCCGCGTCGATAG
- a CDS encoding C45 family autoproteolytic acyltransferase/hydolase, whose product MTLPVIVAEGTPTEIGVSYGRQAAELIAGNFADYLVKFRVSGGHDPETVTRLGEEFRATTRRYTPRIAAMLDGVAEGSGLPVGDIYALNARTELMVPKITECTGVAVLPEHTSSGHTLLGQNWDWYPSQSPFTLVLATRDERGHEVLALAEAGMLAKAGLNSAGVGVGVNLLASDRDGGPGGVPYHVLIRAVLDAQEGISVSLGVCSLPRSASINLLIGVAGGTAVDLELAPGLTGRLLPVDGLLTHSNHFVSGIGIRDRFYDLGGGSSLFRDFRLRQVLGAAAAERRVAEKDVAEALQDHLGYPYAICRHVNPADPEELWSVTASSVVMDLDDRRMMVTSGAPCANPYQTIELRDVFDSARPISGF is encoded by the coding sequence ATGACGCTGCCCGTGATCGTGGCCGAGGGAACCCCCACCGAGATCGGCGTCAGCTACGGCCGCCAGGCCGCCGAGCTGATCGCCGGCAACTTCGCCGACTACCTGGTGAAGTTCCGGGTGTCCGGCGGGCACGACCCGGAGACGGTGACCCGCCTCGGCGAGGAGTTCCGCGCGACGACCCGGCGGTACACGCCGCGGATCGCCGCCATGCTCGACGGCGTCGCGGAGGGCTCGGGCCTGCCGGTCGGCGACATCTACGCCCTCAACGCGCGTACCGAGCTGATGGTCCCGAAGATCACGGAGTGCACCGGGGTCGCCGTCCTCCCGGAGCACACGTCCTCCGGCCACACGCTCCTCGGCCAGAACTGGGACTGGTACCCGTCGCAGAGCCCCTTCACGCTCGTCCTGGCCACCCGTGACGAACGCGGCCACGAGGTGCTGGCCCTCGCGGAGGCCGGCATGCTGGCCAAGGCCGGGCTGAACTCCGCCGGCGTCGGGGTCGGCGTCAACCTGCTGGCCAGCGACCGGGACGGTGGACCCGGCGGCGTGCCGTACCACGTGCTGATCCGTGCAGTGCTCGACGCGCAGGAGGGCATCTCGGTGTCGCTCGGGGTGTGTTCACTGCCCCGCAGCGCCTCGATCAACCTGCTGATCGGGGTGGCCGGCGGCACGGCGGTGGACCTGGAGCTGGCCCCGGGCCTGACCGGCCGGCTGCTCCCGGTCGACGGGCTGCTGACGCACTCGAACCATTTCGTCTCCGGCATCGGGATCCGCGACCGGTTCTACGACCTGGGCGGCGGCTCGTCGCTGTTCCGGGACTTCCGGCTGCGCCAGGTGCTCGGCGCCGCGGCGGCCGAGCGCCGGGTGGCGGAGAAGGACGTGGCGGAGGCGCTGCAGGACCACCTCGGGTATCCGTACGCGATCTGCCGGCACGTCAATCCCGCCGACCCGGAGGAGCTGTGGTCGGTGACCGCGAGTTCCGTGGTGATGGATCTCGACGACCGGCGGATGATGGTCACGAGCGGCGCCCCGTGCGCGAATCCATACCAGACGATCGAGCTGCGCGACGTATTCGACAGTGCTCGTCCGATATCTGGCTTCTAG
- a CDS encoding DUF6230 family protein yields MKETLVGRTRWRKFAMVMVPATAAAAVMVMGMSNGAIASSFAVSGQRFQISADSMVVNGFAQYGDIKKESNGTPHPVAVAAAKTATVRGMCQSVVTDTHSPLGFITMTIRAGNGANPVEAENLFLAMDSMEGDAVFEGIDIGIDAGTMDKGAGPGAPGMFGQQATKATLLGVKQQAWATNAGTFKLTGMSLKVTLENKPCF; encoded by the coding sequence GTGAAGGAAACACTGGTCGGTCGTACCCGTTGGCGTAAGTTCGCCATGGTGATGGTCCCCGCCACCGCCGCCGCAGCGGTCATGGTGATGGGTATGAGCAACGGCGCCATCGCCTCGTCGTTCGCGGTCTCGGGACAGCGGTTCCAGATCTCGGCCGACTCGATGGTCGTCAACGGCTTCGCCCAGTACGGCGACATCAAGAAGGAGAGCAACGGGACCCCGCACCCGGTCGCGGTCGCCGCGGCCAAGACCGCCACGGTGCGCGGCATGTGTCAGTCGGTCGTCACCGACACCCACAGCCCGCTCGGCTTCATCACGATGACGATCCGGGCCGGCAACGGTGCCAACCCGGTCGAGGCGGAGAACCTCTTCCTGGCGATGGACTCGATGGAGGGCGACGCCGTCTTCGAGGGCATCGACATCGGCATCGACGCCGGCACCATGGACAAGGGCGCCGGCCCCGGCGCGCCGGGCATGTTCGGCCAGCAGGCGACCAAGGCCACCCTCCTCGGCGTCAAGCAGCAGGCGTGGGCGACCAACGCCGGCACGTTCAAGCTCACCGGCATGAGCCTCAAGGTCACGCTCGAGAACAAGCCCTGCTTCTAA
- a CDS encoding DUF6114 domain-containing protein: protein MEMQEAHVSTLPGRAWQSFRGWRRGRPFWGGLLALLAGLEIISIPWTQIGIMIHAGMGALGGMIIGGVLMLCGVLLWFQPVQRTFFSIVSIVLGLAAFPFTNFGGFVVGTLLALVGGSMAFAWTPVAPVAPAGAESPDGEEYPTAVIPAVQTADDADLPEAESAAEPGLAELGLAEPGPSGPPATEQHPSGPASASSGPIAGAPRTSGPVVAEWAPSGSLASDQAASAPGLTAQAGAIPVQPGVVQAGSVPAQSTSAQSPAASGPGAGEPDAAPGVRPRPTRHRKSSTTPDDDPAPADVRSGAKARQAMGVAILALSLGVTGAMAGGLTDRADAAPPGAIPCAPGQIPPGQTAKPQTSPATPTKPGQPTTPGQPTTGPAPTATATSPTKPAPGPTTVAPAPVSSPTPDKPWWWPFDLKSEPDSSAPRRIAAAPAAQPSPTASPLCHRMLAAAADQDMVVGKSYMRAARQQMWGMHYDGVVDLPVRGGGTIRVLKFSMDKAQSTPFEMDSYDGATKKSLRQNSTQLTVTGHVEFYTSKFSGWLFGLIPLTFTPDSPPPLQISDPFFTSAEIELVFLKTDRLQADDLRLKYV from the coding sequence ATGGAAATGCAGGAGGCGCACGTGTCCACCCTTCCCGGTAGGGCCTGGCAATCGTTCCGCGGCTGGCGGCGCGGCCGTCCGTTCTGGGGCGGCCTGCTGGCGCTGCTCGCCGGGCTCGAGATCATCTCGATCCCGTGGACCCAGATCGGGATCATGATCCACGCCGGCATGGGGGCGCTCGGCGGCATGATCATTGGCGGGGTTCTGATGCTCTGCGGTGTACTGCTCTGGTTCCAGCCCGTGCAGCGCACGTTCTTCAGCATCGTCAGCATCGTCCTGGGCCTCGCGGCCTTCCCGTTCACCAACTTCGGCGGGTTCGTCGTCGGGACCCTGCTGGCGCTGGTCGGTGGCTCGATGGCGTTCGCGTGGACCCCGGTGGCGCCGGTGGCCCCGGCGGGGGCGGAGTCGCCGGACGGCGAGGAGTACCCGACGGCCGTGATCCCGGCGGTCCAGACCGCCGACGACGCGGATCTGCCCGAGGCGGAGTCCGCCGCGGAGCCGGGGCTGGCGGAGCTGGGCCTGGCCGAGCCGGGTCCCTCCGGCCCGCCGGCGACCGAGCAGCACCCCTCCGGGCCGGCATCGGCTTCCTCCGGGCCGATCGCGGGCGCGCCACGCACGTCCGGGCCGGTCGTCGCCGAGTGGGCGCCGTCCGGCTCGCTCGCGTCGGATCAGGCGGCTTCGGCACCGGGCCTGACCGCCCAGGCCGGGGCGATTCCGGTGCAGCCCGGGGTCGTCCAGGCCGGATCAGTCCCGGCCCAGTCCACCTCGGCCCAGAGCCCGGCGGCTTCGGGGCCGGGTGCCGGGGAACCGGACGCCGCACCGGGCGTCCGGCCCCGCCCCACCCGGCACCGCAAGTCATCAACCACCCCCGACGACGACCCGGCCCCGGCGGATGTCCGCTCGGGAGCCAAGGCCCGCCAGGCGATGGGCGTGGCCATCCTCGCCCTGTCGCTCGGGGTCACCGGCGCCATGGCCGGCGGCCTGACCGACCGGGCCGACGCGGCCCCGCCCGGGGCGATCCCGTGCGCGCCGGGCCAGATCCCGCCCGGCCAGACGGCCAAGCCGCAGACCAGCCCCGCCACCCCGACCAAGCCGGGCCAGCCCACGACGCCGGGCCAGCCCACGACGGGCCCGGCACCCACCGCCACCGCGACCAGCCCCACGAAGCCGGCCCCGGGCCCGACCACCGTGGCCCCGGCCCCGGTGTCCAGCCCCACGCCGGACAAGCCGTGGTGGTGGCCGTTCGACCTCAAGTCGGAGCCGGACTCGTCCGCGCCCCGCCGGATCGCCGCGGCCCCGGCCGCCCAGCCCTCGCCGACCGCGAGCCCGCTGTGCCACCGGATGCTCGCCGCGGCCGCCGACCAGGACATGGTCGTCGGCAAGTCCTACATGCGCGCCGCCCGGCAGCAGATGTGGGGCATGCACTACGACGGGGTCGTGGACCTGCCGGTCCGGGGCGGCGGCACCATCCGGGTGCTGAAGTTCTCGATGGACAAGGCCCAGTCGACGCCGTTCGAGATGGACAGCTACGACGGCGCCACGAAGAAGAGCCTGCGCCAGAACTCCACCCAGCTCACGGTCACCGGGCACGTGGAGTTCTACACCAGCAAGTTCTCCGGCTGGCTGTTCGGGCTGATCCCGCTCACCTTCACCCCGGACTCCCCGCCGCCGTTGCAGATCTCCGACCCGTTCTTCACGAGTGCGGAGATCGAGCTGGTCTTCCTGAAGACAGACCGGCTGCAGGCGGACGACCTGCGGTTGAAGTACGTCTGA
- a CDS encoding DUF885 domain-containing protein yields MGNIDDIANRYVDEWAPLDPLSASGVGIAGYDDKMTDLSPAGMDALTELNRRTLAALLAATPDDEHQRVAQEAMVERLGLSVEMDEIRYRSMINVIASPLHEVRGAFDLMPTDTAEAVGNIATRMAMVPAALAGYQETLLHDARDGFAGARAQMEKVAAQCDAWTDPDGDNFYPGLAGRLEATGELRERLDAGAAAATAATADFARFLREELAPLGREREAVGRELYQLCSRFFLGARVDLDETYAWGFEEVARLRADMLLTADLIVPGGTVEQAAAALDADPSRRIGSKEEFRDWMQGLADKSIADLHGTHFDIPEQVRHMECMIAPTSDGGIYYTGPSEDFTRPGRMWWAVPAGVTSFATWREVTTVFHEGVPGHHLQVAQTAVRSEVLNRWQRVLSWCSGHGEGWALYAERLMGELGYLDDAGDRLGMLDAQLFRAARVVVDIGMHLELEIPAGVGWDQYAGQTWNPEIGYEFLRANCMMADEFLRFELDRYLGWPGQAPSYKVGERIWLQARADAEERKGTAFDLKEFHRAALDLGALGLDPLRAALARI; encoded by the coding sequence ATGGGAAACATCGATGACATCGCCAACCGGTACGTCGACGAGTGGGCCCCGTTGGACCCGCTCAGCGCGTCCGGCGTGGGCATCGCGGGCTACGACGACAAGATGACGGACCTGAGCCCGGCGGGCATGGACGCCCTCACGGAGCTCAACCGCCGTACCCTCGCCGCGCTCCTCGCCGCCACCCCCGACGACGAGCACCAGCGGGTGGCCCAGGAGGCCATGGTCGAGCGGCTCGGGCTCTCGGTGGAGATGGACGAGATCCGGTACCGGTCGATGATCAACGTCATCGCCAGCCCCCTCCACGAGGTGCGCGGCGCGTTCGACCTGATGCCCACGGACACCGCCGAGGCCGTCGGCAACATCGCCACCCGGATGGCCATGGTGCCGGCGGCGCTCGCCGGCTACCAGGAGACCCTGCTCCACGACGCGCGCGACGGCTTCGCCGGGGCCCGCGCCCAGATGGAGAAGGTCGCCGCGCAGTGCGACGCCTGGACCGACCCGGACGGGGACAACTTCTACCCCGGGCTGGCCGGCCGGCTCGAGGCCACCGGGGAGCTGCGTGAGCGGCTCGACGCCGGGGCGGCGGCGGCCACCGCGGCGACGGCGGACTTCGCGCGGTTCCTCCGCGAGGAGCTGGCCCCGCTGGGCCGCGAGCGCGAGGCCGTGGGCCGCGAGCTGTACCAGCTGTGTTCGCGCTTCTTCCTCGGCGCGCGCGTCGACCTCGACGAGACCTACGCGTGGGGCTTCGAGGAGGTCGCCCGGCTGCGCGCCGACATGCTCCTCACCGCCGACCTGATCGTGCCCGGCGGCACCGTCGAGCAGGCCGCGGCGGCCCTCGACGCCGACCCGTCCCGCCGGATCGGCTCCAAGGAGGAGTTCCGCGACTGGATGCAGGGCCTCGCGGACAAGTCGATCGCGGACCTGCACGGCACGCACTTCGACATCCCGGAGCAGGTCCGGCACATGGAGTGCATGATCGCGCCCACCAGCGACGGCGGCATCTACTACACCGGCCCCAGCGAGGACTTCACCCGTCCCGGCCGGATGTGGTGGGCCGTGCCGGCGGGCGTCACGTCGTTCGCCACCTGGCGGGAGGTCACCACCGTCTTCCACGAGGGGGTACCGGGACACCACCTCCAGGTCGCGCAGACGGCCGTCCGCAGCGAGGTCCTCAACCGGTGGCAGCGGGTGCTCTCCTGGTGCTCCGGGCACGGCGAGGGCTGGGCCCTGTACGCCGAGCGCCTCATGGGCGAGCTGGGCTACCTCGACGACGCCGGCGACCGGCTCGGCATGCTCGACGCGCAACTGTTCCGGGCCGCCCGGGTGGTCGTGGACATCGGCATGCACCTCGAGCTGGAGATCCCGGCCGGGGTCGGCTGGGACCAGTACGCCGGCCAGACCTGGAACCCGGAGATCGGGTACGAGTTCCTCCGCGCGAACTGCATGATGGCCGACGAGTTCCTCCGGTTCGAGCTGGACCGGTACCTCGGGTGGCCGGGGCAGGCGCCGTCGTACAAGGTGGGCGAGCGGATCTGGCTGCAGGCCCGGGCCGACGCCGAGGAGCGCAAGGGCACGGCGTTCGATCTGAAGGAGTTCCACCGGGCGGCGTTGGACCTGGGGGCGCTCGGGTTGGATCCGCTGCGGGCGGCGTTGGCGCGGATCTAG